A stretch of Aureispira sp. CCB-E DNA encodes these proteins:
- a CDS encoding EB domain-containing protein, translating into MKKFIKGVFLTMILFTGGAIASSCDPCSGVVCTNGNCSNGICVCDPGYKKSDNKCVSISSDYTGENWHGTQIGYYTFMRSDTQSVVYTIEMSEVTPNQIILKNFLGHIGNDIPLTIDLEKKNIFVEETVLPVGITNGSITNPSFLPVPYDVAGTIKANKINLTLNGSGIIEDYKLVLQR; encoded by the coding sequence ATGAAAAAATTTATTAAAGGAGTTTTTTTGACCATGATTCTATTTACAGGGGGAGCAATAGCAAGTTCTTGTGATCCATGTTCGGGAGTCGTTTGTACCAATGGAAATTGTAGTAATGGTATTTGTGTTTGTGACCCTGGCTACAAGAAATCTGACAACAAATGTGTTTCCATTAGTTCAGACTATACGGGAGAAAATTGGCATGGTACTCAAATTGGCTATTATACATTTATGCGTAGTGATACGCAATCTGTTGTCTATACGATAGAGATGTCAGAAGTTACTCCAAACCAAATTATTCTAAAAAACTTTTTAGGTCATATTGGAAATGATATCCCTCTCACTATAGATTTAGAAAAAAAGAATATTTTTGTTGAAGAGACTGTATTACCTGTAGGTATAACCAATGGTTCAATTACAAATCCTTCTTTTCTTCCTGTTCCTTATGATGTTGCTGGTACGATTAAAGCGAATAAAATAAATCTAACTTTGAATGGAAGTGGTATTATTGAAGACTATAAACTCGTTTTGCAGCGATAA
- a CDS encoding pyridoxine 5'-phosphate synthase has translation MKTRLSVNVNKIALIRNARGSNYPDLIKVSKDIEAYGAEGITVHPRPDERHITYADIPALKAIATTEFNIEGNPRTQKFMDLVLANAPDQCTLVPDAQNALTSDSGWDTITHEAFLTETIGVLKEKGIRVSIFCDPVEKFIEGAKKVGADRIEFYTGPYAENYHKDRAAAIQPYVNGAKIANELGIGINAGHDLNLDNLRYFQENIPNLLEVSIGHALVVDSLYYGLQNTVQMYLECLTVKD, from the coding sequence ATGAAAACACGTCTAAGTGTCAATGTCAATAAGATTGCTTTGATTCGCAATGCTAGAGGAAGTAATTATCCTGATTTAATAAAAGTCTCCAAAGATATAGAAGCCTATGGAGCCGAAGGTATTACCGTCCACCCTCGCCCAGATGAGCGCCATATTACTTATGCGGATATTCCTGCCTTAAAAGCAATTGCAACTACTGAATTTAATATCGAAGGAAATCCACGCACTCAAAAATTTATGGATTTGGTTTTAGCCAATGCCCCCGACCAATGCACGTTGGTTCCTGATGCTCAAAATGCGTTGACTTCTGACAGTGGCTGGGACACGATCACACACGAAGCTTTTTTAACGGAAACAATTGGTGTCTTGAAAGAGAAAGGCATTCGCGTTTCTATTTTTTGCGACCCTGTTGAAAAGTTTATTGAAGGGGCAAAAAAAGTGGGTGCTGATCGAATAGAATTTTATACAGGTCCTTATGCTGAAAATTATCACAAAGATAGAGCAGCTGCTATACAGCCTTATGTCAATGGGGCAAAAATTGCCAACGAATTGGGAATTGGTATTAATGCAGGGCATGATCTTAACTTAGATAATTTGCGCTATTTTCAAGAAAATATTCCCAATCTATTGGAAGTTTCTATTGGGCATGCTTTGGTCGTAGATTCATTGTATTATGGGCTACAAAACACCGTGCAAATGTACTTGGAGTGTTTGACAGTGAAGGATTAG
- a CDS encoding SDR family NAD(P)-dependent oxidoreductase → MRKSKNIVVTGASTGIGYATVASLVKRGYKIFGSVRKQEDADRLKKEFGDLFEPLLFDVTDMQAVRQEAARVEQLIGNEGIHSLINNAGVAVWGPMMHLPLEDLRWQMEVNVIGLVGVTQAFLPLLGAKKNCPHAPGRIFNMSSAAGEIANIFMGPYSASKHALEAISKTIRMELLLYGIDVVVIGPGVVKTPIWDKAEEVDLSKFEETDYIEPGKKFKNFMLKMSKIGYEQAKFGDMMADIVEHKNPKARYPLVYGKLKNWIIPRLIPTRKFAAMVGKMLGLSK, encoded by the coding sequence ATGAGAAAAAGCAAAAACATTGTTGTTACAGGTGCCTCGACAGGAATCGGCTATGCCACTGTAGCATCTTTAGTAAAAAGAGGGTATAAAATTTTCGGTTCTGTTCGCAAACAAGAAGATGCCGATCGCCTTAAAAAAGAATTTGGGGATTTATTCGAGCCTCTCTTGTTTGACGTAACCGATATGCAAGCTGTTCGGCAAGAAGCGGCAAGAGTAGAACAACTTATTGGCAATGAAGGCATTCATTCCTTGATTAATAATGCAGGAGTGGCTGTCTGGGGACCAATGATGCACCTGCCGTTGGAAGATTTACGTTGGCAAATGGAGGTCAATGTAATTGGGCTGGTTGGTGTTACACAAGCTTTTTTGCCTCTTTTAGGAGCGAAAAAAAATTGCCCTCATGCCCCTGGTCGTATTTTTAACATGAGTTCTGCCGCAGGCGAAATTGCCAATATTTTTATGGGACCTTACTCGGCAAGCAAACACGCTCTCGAAGCCATTTCAAAAACTATACGTATGGAACTCTTACTGTATGGAATTGATGTGGTTGTTATTGGTCCTGGTGTTGTAAAAACTCCAATTTGGGACAAAGCAGAGGAAGTTGATTTGAGCAAATTCGAAGAAACGGACTATATAGAGCCTGGCAAAAAGTTCAAAAATTTCATGCTAAAAATGTCTAAAATAGGCTACGAACAAGCTAAGTTTGGTGACATGATGGCAGATATTGTCGAACATAAAAATCCCAAAGCACGGTATCCGCTTGTTTATGGGAAACTCAAAAACTGGATTATCCCTCGGTTAATTCCAACTCGAAAATTTGCTGCTATGGTGGGCAAAATGCTAGGTCTCTCAAAATAA
- a CDS encoding transposase produces the protein MYKTYLQDKIEKGKINGADNFLLKKSSKYLEGLLIKLDEQIDSRLVRTFYNLFISILILRNKSSGLLLSELGGYICGFRKAPAGTKRISNLLRSKKWEHKLIKDYLFEKTKERIASLQKEGKRPLLLWDDSRLEKPESWWSEGLCSVWSSKGKRLTKIKRGFYRPPSSRICVPGYKWTATMLSCLGGVPSVCQMTWWTTRGKHKELATNIIFRMLKRLKKELNTGVLHVLDRGYANIWTVEHMLHFQQDFLIRWKKNHLLIATKKGKKKTHLLARSFKGKKPRLIYDKERKEQRSATIAWGEVFHPELPDIPLYLVILRDKKRQTPPIYFLTSVIITNARTAWEMANSYMHRWEIEQSFRFCKTELAMESPRLWFWENKLKLLAIVALVYDFLLTLLRNWRTWVNLFLRNWGHRTGNRYRNTSIPIYRLRAAISVCIFSLFALLQNSG, from the coding sequence ATGTATAAAACATACTTACAAGATAAAATAGAAAAAGGAAAAATAAATGGTGCCGACAATTTTCTTTTGAAAAAAAGTTCTAAATACTTAGAAGGATTACTGATAAAACTAGATGAGCAAATAGATAGCCGTTTGGTTAGAACATTTTATAATCTATTCATTTCGATACTAATATTAAGAAACAAGAGTAGCGGTTTACTTTTAAGTGAGTTAGGCGGGTACATTTGTGGATTTCGGAAGGCACCAGCAGGGACAAAGCGAATAAGCAACTTGTTAAGGAGCAAAAAATGGGAACACAAGTTAATAAAAGACTATTTGTTTGAGAAGACAAAAGAGCGTATTGCCAGCTTGCAAAAAGAAGGAAAACGCCCTTTGTTGTTATGGGATGATTCTCGTTTAGAAAAGCCAGAAAGTTGGTGGAGTGAAGGATTGTGTAGTGTCTGGAGTAGTAAAGGCAAGCGATTAACAAAAATTAAACGCGGTTTTTACCGACCACCAAGTAGCAGAATATGTGTCCCTGGCTATAAGTGGACAGCTACGATGTTGTCTTGCCTAGGAGGAGTGCCAAGTGTTTGTCAAATGACTTGGTGGACAACAAGAGGCAAGCATAAAGAACTCGCTACTAATATCATTTTTCGTATGCTAAAACGATTAAAAAAGGAATTAAATACAGGAGTTCTACATGTTTTGGATAGAGGATATGCAAATATCTGGACAGTAGAGCATATGTTACATTTCCAACAAGATTTTCTGATCCGTTGGAAGAAAAATCATCTACTTATCGCTACGAAAAAAGGAAAGAAGAAAACACATTTATTAGCCCGTTCATTTAAAGGAAAAAAACCTAGATTAATTTATGACAAGGAACGAAAAGAGCAACGTTCTGCAACTATAGCATGGGGAGAAGTCTTTCATCCAGAGTTACCCGATATTCCCTTATATTTAGTTATTCTTAGAGACAAAAAAAGACAGACTCCTCCTATTTATTTTCTGACTTCTGTAATCATTACAAATGCCAGAACTGCTTGGGAAATGGCGAATAGCTATATGCATCGCTGGGAAATTGAGCAATCTTTTCGTTTCTGTAAAACAGAGTTAGCAATGGAATCTCCTAGATTGTGGTTTTGGGAAAACAAGCTTAAGTTATTAGCTATCGTTGCTTTGGTTTATGATTTTCTTTTAACTCTACTTCGAAATTGGAGAACTTGGGTCAACCTTTTCCTCCGAAACTGGGGACATCGAACAGGAAATCGGTATAGAAATACTTCCATACCGATTTACCGTCTTAGAGCTGCCATCTCCGTTTGTATTTTTTCTCTCTTTGCTCTATTACAAAATTCGGGATGA
- a CDS encoding NADPH-dependent FMN reductase, translating to MKKILAFSGSNSSSSINQRLVHAAAKLVKEIDVIDLRDYDAPIYSEDIEKTTGLPQNITQLYDLIQEYDSIILASPEHNGLPTAFLKNILDWLSRNKGQKFLQDKKVVLLSTSPGGNGGASSLAKLQEVIPYWGATVVGKHSLGNFHDKIDLENNLKFEADRDALKKVLETL from the coding sequence ATGAAAAAAATACTTGCATTTTCAGGAAGCAACAGCTCAAGTTCTATTAACCAACGATTGGTACACGCTGCTGCAAAGTTAGTAAAAGAGATAGATGTTATTGACCTAAGAGACTATGATGCTCCTATTTATAGCGAAGACATCGAAAAAACAACTGGTCTGCCTCAAAACATTACTCAACTATATGATTTGATACAAGAATACGATTCTATTATTCTTGCTTCACCAGAACATAATGGGCTACCAACTGCTTTTCTAAAAAACATCTTGGATTGGCTTTCTCGCAACAAAGGACAAAAATTTTTGCAAGATAAAAAAGTTGTCTTATTAAGTACTTCACCTGGTGGAAATGGAGGAGCAAGTTCCTTGGCAAAATTACAAGAAGTCATTCCTTATTGGGGCGCAACTGTAGTTGGCAAACACAGTCTTGGTAATTTTCATGACAAAATAGATTTAGAGAACAACCTCAAATTTGAAGCTGATCGAGATGCCCTAAAAAAGGTTCTAGAGACACTTTAA
- a CDS encoding MarR family winged helix-turn-helix transcriptional regulator → MDINEAIQQKKFENEWEKALVNLHFTSNVFSDRLLAILKPYSIHDQHYNILRILNGRYPDVACPGDIKAVLLNKRGDLTRLLDKLDKLGYVERATNPTNRRMVDIKITAAGIALLKKLKSEIKTTEAIKKNLTEAEATQLSLLLDKIRK, encoded by the coding sequence ATGGACATAAACGAAGCAATACAACAAAAGAAATTCGAAAATGAGTGGGAAAAAGCACTTGTCAATCTACACTTCACAAGCAATGTATTTAGTGACCGATTATTGGCAATACTAAAACCTTATTCTATTCATGATCAACACTACAATATTTTACGTATTCTGAATGGAAGATATCCCGATGTAGCTTGCCCTGGAGATATTAAGGCAGTTTTACTCAACAAGCGAGGAGACCTAACTCGGCTACTAGACAAGCTAGATAAACTAGGTTATGTAGAACGAGCTACCAACCCGACCAATAGACGAATGGTAGATATTAAAATCACAGCAGCTGGCATTGCTTTGCTAAAAAAACTCAAATCTGAGATAAAAACTACTGAAGCGATAAAAAAGAATTTAACAGAAGCAGAAGCCACTCAGCTCAGTTTATTATTAGATAAAATAAGAAAATAA
- a CDS encoding acyl-CoA dehydrogenase, with protein MLPEKYSPQVASLIPLFYIGWSDAVLGPSEIKLIQNKINNFDWIKERDKQLLLSWMDPTNPPSDSLHQEWAESIQSTAQSMNSDGRQTLVDLGIEMAKIQSDNQTWLTPKVVEALKKLEEAIGIVSLELHSHLLTQQQIIEEREATLNHSNIDVKALQHILDDDYIEIRANVFKILHDPMFNLETIRNKETYREHVLKWVHLLAEQGYGALHFPKEYGGIDDMGAYAAVFETLGYHDLSLVVKFGVQFGLWGGSVLWLGTEKHHKRYLNDIGTMKLPGCFAMTETGHGSNVRDCETTATYDPVRDEIIINSPTLSSGKDYIGNAAAHGQMASVFAQLIVDGKNHGVHAILVDIRDEEGNIAPGVSIEDCAYKLGLNGVDNGRIWFDQVRVPRFNLLNRFGNIDEHGIYSSPIEKESKRFFTMLGTLVGGRMCVPRAGLSAAKASLTIAIRYALKRRQFGEDGKPEMLIMDYPSHQRRLMPPLAKAYALDFALTYLTDRFSNRTEEDMREIETLAAGLKSVATWYTTKTIQECREACGGKGYLAENRFADFKADSDIFTTFEGDNTVLMQLVAKGVLGDFNKEIVSGGLLGMVNFASERFIATIREKNFVNTHNTDEGHLKDPTFQLDAFVYRERDLMVSVGQRLRKFIKRGIPSYQAFLRCQTHMIEVAHAYIDRIILEQFLAQIEGCEDAALKKTLKMLCDLYALHTIEENKGWYLEQGCMSGAKTRAIRRVVDKLCKEVRNDAFALVEAFGIPDACLAAPIAVF; from the coding sequence ATGTTACCCGAAAAGTATTCTCCACAAGTTGCTTCTTTAATTCCTTTGTTTTATATCGGATGGTCTGATGCGGTGCTAGGACCTAGTGAAATAAAGTTGATACAAAATAAGATTAATAATTTTGACTGGATAAAAGAAAGAGACAAACAGCTTTTATTATCATGGATGGATCCAACGAATCCGCCATCAGATAGTCTCCATCAAGAATGGGCAGAAAGTATCCAATCGACCGCTCAAAGCATGAATTCAGATGGACGACAAACTTTGGTAGATTTGGGAATTGAAATGGCAAAAATACAATCCGATAATCAAACATGGTTGACTCCCAAGGTTGTTGAAGCTTTAAAAAAACTAGAAGAGGCGATTGGTATTGTTAGCTTAGAATTGCACAGCCACCTTCTAACACAACAACAAATTATAGAAGAAAGAGAAGCGACGCTAAATCATTCTAACATTGATGTGAAAGCCTTGCAACACATATTGGATGATGATTATATAGAAATACGAGCCAATGTTTTCAAAATCTTGCACGACCCAATGTTTAATTTGGAGACCATTCGGAACAAAGAAACGTATAGAGAACATGTATTAAAATGGGTACACCTACTTGCTGAACAAGGATACGGTGCATTGCATTTTCCTAAAGAATATGGTGGCATTGACGACATGGGAGCTTATGCAGCTGTATTTGAAACGTTAGGTTATCACGATTTGAGTTTGGTAGTAAAGTTTGGGGTACAGTTTGGATTATGGGGTGGTTCTGTCTTGTGGTTGGGTACTGAAAAACACCACAAGCGTTATTTGAATGATATTGGGACAATGAAACTGCCTGGATGTTTTGCCATGACAGAGACTGGACATGGATCAAATGTTCGAGATTGTGAAACAACGGCGACTTATGACCCTGTTAGGGATGAAATTATTATCAATTCTCCAACGCTGTCTTCTGGAAAGGATTATATAGGCAATGCAGCAGCGCATGGTCAGATGGCTTCGGTTTTTGCTCAATTGATTGTCGATGGCAAAAATCACGGGGTACATGCTATATTGGTAGATATTCGAGATGAAGAAGGAAATATAGCGCCTGGAGTTAGTATTGAAGATTGTGCGTATAAATTGGGGTTAAATGGTGTTGATAATGGTCGTATTTGGTTCGACCAAGTTCGAGTACCTCGTTTCAATTTATTGAATCGATTTGGGAATATAGACGAACACGGGATCTATTCGAGTCCAATAGAGAAAGAGTCAAAGCGATTTTTTACGATGTTAGGTACTTTGGTTGGAGGGCGTATGTGCGTGCCTAGAGCGGGTTTAAGTGCTGCTAAAGCAAGTTTGACAATTGCCATTCGGTATGCTTTGAAACGGAGGCAATTTGGTGAAGATGGTAAGCCCGAAATGCTTATTATGGATTATCCTTCGCATCAACGTCGATTAATGCCTCCTTTGGCAAAAGCATATGCTTTAGATTTTGCTTTGACGTATCTAACAGATCGTTTTTCAAATCGAACAGAGGAAGATATGCGAGAAATAGAAACCTTAGCAGCGGGTTTAAAATCTGTCGCAACTTGGTATACGACCAAAACAATTCAAGAGTGCCGAGAGGCTTGTGGGGGAAAAGGCTATTTGGCTGAAAATCGTTTTGCTGATTTTAAAGCAGACTCAGATATTTTTACCACCTTTGAAGGAGATAATACGGTGCTCATGCAATTGGTGGCAAAAGGAGTGTTGGGCGATTTTAACAAAGAGATTGTTAGTGGCGGGTTGCTAGGAATGGTCAATTTTGCCTCGGAGCGTTTTATTGCAACGATTCGAGAAAAGAACTTTGTCAATACTCACAACACCGACGAAGGCCATCTCAAAGACCCTACTTTTCAGTTAGATGCTTTTGTTTATAGAGAACGAGATTTAATGGTTTCGGTAGGACAGCGTTTGCGGAAATTTATCAAGCGAGGTATTCCTTCCTATCAAGCCTTTCTGCGTTGTCAGACGCATATGATAGAGGTCGCTCATGCTTATATTGATCGTATTATCTTGGAGCAGTTTTTAGCACAAATTGAGGGTTGTGAAGATGCTGCACTCAAAAAAACATTAAAAATGCTTTGCGATCTATATGCATTGCATACCATAGAAGAAAATAAAGGATGGTACTTGGAACAAGGCTGTATGTCTGGTGCTAAAACGAGAGCAATTAGAAGGGTAGTAGACAAGCTCTGTAAGGAAGTTCGCAACGATGCTTTTGCGCTGGTGGAAGCATTTGGTATTCCTGATGCTTGTCTCGCGGCACCCATTGCTGTTTTTTAG